In Haloarcula hispanica ATCC 33960, one DNA window encodes the following:
- a CDS encoding HAD family hydrolase produces MSHLVVFDLDGTLTRQRGGFELLHTLYGTTPAADTLMERFEAGQITFAEWCRGAVDVWRANDITRADITRATRAVKPKAGAVDLLNHLQHTDIRFGILSAGVANLATQFEQYEPAFVRGNWLRFEDGRISGIDVGVGPDQKGELLREIRIKQNPSSITYIGDSHTDTEAFVEADTAVLFDPDERIPETAIDEADTIVESADIREVQNLIPRI; encoded by the coding sequence ATGTCGCATCTAGTAGTGTTCGACCTCGATGGGACACTCACTCGACAGCGGGGTGGGTTCGAGCTGTTGCACACACTCTACGGAACGACACCCGCGGCCGATACACTGATGGAGCGGTTCGAGGCCGGTCAGATTACGTTCGCGGAGTGGTGTCGAGGCGCGGTCGACGTGTGGCGTGCGAACGATATCACCAGAGCAGATATCACCCGTGCGACCCGGGCCGTCAAGCCGAAAGCGGGTGCCGTCGACCTCCTCAACCACCTCCAGCATACGGATATCCGATTCGGCATTCTCAGCGCCGGCGTTGCAAACCTCGCGACGCAGTTCGAGCAGTACGAGCCAGCGTTCGTTCGCGGAAACTGGCTTCGGTTCGAAGATGGCCGGATTTCGGGTATCGATGTCGGTGTCGGGCCCGACCAGAAAGGAGAACTACTGAGAGAGATCCGAATCAAGCAGAACCCTTCGTCAATCACCTATATCGGCGATTCACACACTGATACGGAGGCGTTCGTCGAGGCAGATACCGCGGTGTTGTTCGACCCGGACGAACGCATTCCCGAGACAGCAATCGACGAAGCGGATACAATCGTAGAGAGTGCGGACATACGAGAGGTTCAAAACCTCATCCCGAGAATTTAG
- a CDS encoding DMT family transporter produces MSRYRTTGCFLLLAAIWGTAFMATDVGLADLPPVPFAAARFDIASVLLFAALAVTGSLERPQTRDDYVYVVVGGALMIGVHHVFLFTGQQYVTGAVAAVLLGLVPVVTPALTKLASSDDTFTANTGVGVVLGFVGVIVIADPDPANLLSSTIGIALVFASALAFAIPAVVTHDTSPSMSFLATQAWLMAIGAVVLHVTVLALPGQSFADASWTLSAFAALLYLAVVAGIGGFLLYFRLLDQLGPIEMSFIEYVIPLFAALAGWLVLDQQVTLATVGGFACILMGFIAAKWATLRAELRRVVEPKTSPPAD; encoded by the coding sequence ATGAGTCGCTATCGAACGACCGGTTGCTTTCTCCTCCTGGCTGCAATCTGGGGTACTGCCTTCATGGCGACAGACGTCGGCCTCGCCGACCTGCCGCCGGTACCGTTCGCCGCCGCCCGCTTCGACATCGCCTCCGTCCTCCTGTTCGCCGCGTTAGCCGTTACAGGGTCGCTAGAACGACCGCAAACGCGCGATGACTACGTGTACGTCGTCGTCGGCGGTGCGCTTATGATCGGAGTCCACCACGTATTCTTGTTCACCGGGCAGCAGTACGTCACCGGGGCTGTCGCCGCCGTCCTGCTCGGTCTCGTCCCCGTCGTGACGCCCGCGCTGACGAAGCTCGCGTCCAGCGATGACACGTTCACCGCGAATACCGGTGTCGGCGTAGTACTCGGGTTCGTCGGCGTCATCGTCATCGCTGACCCCGACCCGGCGAATCTCCTCAGCAGCACTATCGGGATCGCGCTCGTGTTCGCGTCGGCGCTGGCGTTTGCTATCCCGGCCGTCGTCACGCACGACACCAGTCCGTCGATGTCGTTTCTGGCCACACAGGCGTGGTTGATGGCTATCGGGGCCGTTGTCCTCCATGTCACCGTGCTCGCGCTCCCCGGACAGTCGTTTGCAGACGCATCGTGGACGCTGTCCGCGTTTGCGGCGCTACTGTATTTGGCCGTCGTCGCCGGTATCGGCGGTTTCCTGCTGTACTTCCGGCTACTTGACCAGCTGGGTCCTATCGAGATGAGCTTCATCGAGTACGTGATTCCGCTGTTCGCCGCGCTCGCCGGCTGGCTCGTGCTTGACCAGCAGGTCACACTCGCGACCGTTGGTGGGTTCGCATGCATCCTCATGGGATTCATCGCAGCGAAGTGGGCGACGTTGCGAGCGGAACTGCGTCGGGTCGTCGAACCGAAAACCAGCCCCCCGGCGGACTGA